One Candidatus Binatia bacterium DNA window includes the following coding sequences:
- the malQ gene encoding 4-alpha-glucanotransferase yields MPGRPWLRRAAGLYGIVDSYLDGTGRRRVVPYGTLVSLLAALGVDASTESSARLACEGEKAKRAARLLEPVRVVTVEPTGPRSVASDGMLRWAFRPGERDGSLEWRAELSEEAGPCHAREGRAPRGHPWTVTFPRPRGLGYHTFRIRLGSGDGEVEATQRVVVAPARCWDGGPGRERRGLFGLCVNLYALRSQRNWGVGDLGDVRRLLAWCRRVGSSFVGLNPLHAIRNEGTDTSPYSPSSRLFRNWLYLDVGRVPELRHLPALRKRISASDLGRTLEVLRRGESVPYERVRDLKRRTLLLLYEAFLRGVAGEKRRAEFETYCEREGAELEDFAVFCALEDVLRARFGGWPGWPPEYRALRSRRVEEFRRERGREVGFYRFLQFETDRQLAELAREASRLGLPVGLYQDLALGSSADGFDTWARPELFVAGVEVGAPPDAYSRSGQNWGFPPVDPRKLRETGYEFWIRLLRTASAHAGAVRIDHVLGLFRQFWIPSGRPAREGTYVRFPFEELVSVLALESHRARALVIGEDLGTVPKGFSRRTRNRGILSCRVLYFERTRGGTFRPARSYPSEALATANTHDLPPVEGFLRGRDLELRYEAGAIPSRAALSKALASRRKEVAALRKRLSADGLLPESAPAGGVAFLRAVHAFLGRSPSRLVGISYDDLTGETDPVNLPGVSPDVYPSWRRKNRRNLEDVVRDPAVRTCLEGLEHRRFRAPRRNRSRRR; encoded by the coding sequence GTGCCGGGCCGACCCTGGCTCCGCCGCGCCGCGGGGCTCTACGGCATCGTCGACTCCTACCTCGACGGTACGGGACGGCGCCGGGTCGTGCCCTACGGGACCCTCGTGTCGCTTCTTGCGGCGCTGGGCGTGGACGCCTCGACGGAGTCCTCGGCCCGTCTCGCCTGCGAGGGGGAAAAGGCGAAAAGGGCAGCGCGGCTCCTCGAGCCCGTACGGGTCGTGACGGTGGAGCCCACGGGGCCGCGCTCCGTCGCGTCCGACGGCATGCTGCGCTGGGCTTTTCGCCCGGGCGAGCGAGACGGCTCACTGGAGTGGAGGGCGGAGCTTTCGGAGGAGGCGGGGCCGTGCCACGCACGAGAGGGCCGCGCTCCCCGTGGGCACCCCTGGACCGTGACGTTTCCGAGGCCCAGGGGGCTCGGTTACCACACCTTTCGCATCCGGCTGGGCTCGGGCGACGGGGAGGTCGAGGCGACCCAGCGGGTCGTCGTAGCCCCGGCGCGGTGTTGGGACGGCGGGCCGGGCCGAGAGCGACGCGGACTTTTCGGTCTTTGCGTCAACCTCTACGCCCTACGAAGCCAGCGCAACTGGGGCGTCGGGGACCTGGGCGACGTCCGGCGCCTGCTCGCGTGGTGCCGTAGGGTCGGAAGCTCGTTCGTGGGACTCAATCCCCTCCACGCCATCCGCAACGAGGGGACCGACACGAGCCCCTACAGCCCGTCGAGCCGACTTTTTCGGAACTGGCTCTACCTCGACGTGGGGCGAGTTCCCGAGCTTCGCCATCTTCCCGCTCTGCGGAAGCGAATTTCCGCTTCGGACCTGGGGCGAACTCTCGAAGTCCTGCGCCGCGGCGAGTCGGTGCCTTACGAAAGGGTGCGCGACCTCAAACGACGAACTCTGCTCCTCCTCTACGAGGCTTTTCTCCGGGGGGTGGCAGGGGAGAAGAGAAGGGCGGAGTTCGAGACCTACTGCGAGCGGGAAGGCGCGGAGCTCGAGGACTTCGCCGTTTTCTGCGCTCTCGAAGACGTCTTGCGGGCTCGGTTCGGGGGATGGCCGGGCTGGCCGCCGGAGTATCGTGCTCTCCGGTCGCGGAGAGTCGAGGAGTTCCGGAGGGAGCGGGGACGCGAGGTGGGGTTCTACCGTTTCTTGCAGTTCGAGACCGACCGACAGCTCGCCGAGCTCGCCCGCGAAGCCTCCCGGCTCGGGCTTCCCGTCGGTCTCTACCAGGACCTGGCTCTGGGCTCTTCCGCTGACGGCTTCGACACCTGGGCTCGGCCGGAGCTTTTCGTCGCCGGGGTGGAGGTGGGTGCGCCGCCCGATGCCTACTCGAGAAGCGGGCAGAACTGGGGCTTTCCGCCTGTCGACCCCCGAAAACTTCGGGAGACCGGGTACGAGTTCTGGATTCGTCTTCTCCGCACGGCTTCGGCTCATGCCGGGGCCGTGCGCATCGACCACGTTCTCGGGCTTTTCCGGCAGTTCTGGATCCCGTCCGGAAGACCGGCTCGGGAGGGTACTTACGTGCGTTTCCCGTTCGAGGAGCTGGTGTCGGTCCTCGCACTGGAAAGCCACCGGGCCCGGGCTCTCGTGATCGGGGAGGATCTCGGCACGGTGCCGAAGGGCTTCTCGCGGCGCACGAGAAATCGGGGGATTCTTTCTTGCCGGGTTCTCTACTTCGAGCGAACCCGCGGCGGAACGTTCCGTCCCGCCCGCTCCTATCCGAGCGAGGCGCTCGCCACGGCGAACACCCACGACCTTCCTCCCGTCGAAGGTTTCCTGCGCGGGCGGGACCTGGAACTGCGTTACGAGGCGGGGGCGATCCCGAGCCGTGCCGCTCTCTCGAAAGCTCTCGCCTCGCGCAGAAAAGAAGTCGCGGCCCTGCGGAAGCGACTCTCGGCGGACGGGCTCCTCCCGGAGTCGGCGCCTGCCGGGGGCGTTGCGTTTCTGCGCGCCGTCCACGCCTTTTTGGGGCGCAGCCCGAGCCGGCTCGTCGGCATCTCCTACGACGATTTGACGGGCGAGACGGATCCGGTCAACCTGCCCGGCGTGTCGCCCGACGTCTACCCGAGCTGGAGGCGGAAAAACCGTCGCAATCTCGAGGACGTCGTGCGAGACCCGGCCGTCCGGACCTGCCTCGAGGGGCTCGAGCACCGCAGGTTCCGAGCGCCCCGGAGAAACCGCAGTCGGAGACGATGA
- a CDS encoding adenylate cyclase — protein MKARIWEFLAPFLEIRAADVLDILFVTFLLSSAIAWIRRTKAGLAATGILILGVVYLLARALGLQLTAWIFQGFFAVFVIMAVVIFQEELRQFFERLAVFGLGRESRPGASDPTDILVSCLSDFARDRIGALVVLPGKQPLARHIHGGIELHGFLSVPLLKSIFDPHSPGHDGAVIVEDGKVTLFATHLPLSHDTRQLEGVGTRHAAALGLAEKTDALCLVVSEERGQISVAHRGKLRRVAGPNELARVLAAFFAEQRPAERKTSWVRQALRQNTLEVAVSFVLVVGLWYVLIPGSRTRQATFEVPVQVTNLPAEFDLAQVEPERVKVVLSGPARSFYLLDRDRLAVTVDATLAKVGRRTFRLAPENVERPASLVVEDIRPSSVRISVRRGGNSTESGAAR, from the coding sequence ATGAAGGCTCGAATCTGGGAATTCCTCGCGCCTTTTCTCGAGATCCGCGCCGCCGACGTTCTCGACATCCTCTTCGTCACCTTTCTCCTCTCGAGCGCCATCGCCTGGATCCGGAGGACGAAGGCCGGTCTCGCGGCTACGGGGATCCTGATTCTCGGGGTCGTCTACCTCCTGGCCCGGGCTCTCGGACTCCAGCTCACCGCGTGGATTTTCCAGGGGTTTTTCGCGGTTTTCGTCATCATGGCCGTGGTGATCTTCCAGGAAGAACTGCGGCAGTTCTTCGAACGGCTCGCCGTTTTCGGTCTCGGGCGCGAGTCCCGGCCGGGTGCGAGCGACCCTACCGACATCCTGGTTTCCTGCCTTTCGGACTTCGCCCGGGACCGCATCGGTGCCCTGGTCGTTCTTCCGGGAAAGCAACCCCTGGCCCGTCACATCCACGGCGGGATCGAGCTCCACGGCTTCTTGAGCGTACCGCTCTTGAAGAGCATCTTCGACCCTCACTCCCCGGGGCACGACGGGGCCGTCATCGTCGAGGACGGCAAGGTGACGCTTTTCGCGACCCATCTGCCGCTCTCTCACGACACGCGGCAGCTCGAAGGGGTGGGTACGAGACACGCGGCTGCGTTGGGTCTCGCCGAGAAGACCGACGCCCTCTGCCTCGTCGTCTCCGAAGAGCGAGGGCAGATTTCCGTCGCCCACCGGGGAAAACTCCGCCGGGTCGCCGGTCCGAACGAGCTGGCCCGAGTGCTCGCCGCCTTTTTCGCGGAGCAGAGGCCCGCGGAACGCAAGACATCGTGGGTCCGCCAGGCGCTGCGGCAGAACACGCTCGAGGTCGCGGTGTCTTTCGTTCTCGTCGTGGGACTCTGGTACGTTCTGATCCCCGGCTCCAGAACCCGACAGGCGACCTTCGAGGTCCCCGTCCAGGTGACCAACCTCCCCGCCGAGTTCGACCTCGCGCAAGTCGAGCCCGAACGCGTGAAGGTCGTGCTTTCGGGACCGGCGCGTTCCTTCTACCTGCTCGACCGCGACCGGCTCGCGGTCACCGTCGATGCCACGCTCGCCAAGGTCGGCAGGAGGACGTTCCGCCTGGCTCCCGAGAACGTCGAAAGGCCGGCGAGCCTCGTGGTCGAGGACATTCGCCCGAGTTCGGTCCGTATTTCGGTGCGCCGAGGGGGAAACTCCACCGAGAGCGGAGCTGCCAGGTGA
- a CDS encoding malto-oligosyltrehalose synthase, translated as MSEWRATYRLQLRQGRTLVEARELVPYLHRLGISHLYLSPVFRARPGSSHGYDVTDPMRIDPELGTEEDLRALVTELRAHGMGLLLDVVPNHMAACFENAAWRDVLAYGPRSRFASWFDVDWTRHGGKIWLPILGDPLPEVLRRGEIDLVWHDGQVAFRYFDHRLPLRPDTEARVLAGVFLQERDLPLVPLFRRLSLLGSLRGEQRVSEADASELEKVRLATEERLGAGGRVLVQRVLEGWQGERLREILRRQHYRLGFWRKKARALNYRRFFDIDGLVALRQEDETVFRGTHARILEWAEQGLLDGLRIDHVDGLLEPEAYLRRLGTRVAIFVEKILAPGEELPESWRVEGTTGYEFLGRADALFVDPEGYRKIEAWYRSQLDSRRWPRDFETAALGAKREMLRGPLACDVDRVVRSFLRSFELPRSESAALRRALVEFVAQLPVYRTYVSSPRAEDRRYVDHALSRSRALGIHHGTLEEAWQLGFARALRPARLSALGRIEQLSGPAAAKGIEDTAFYRYAPLLSTVEVGAIPGFGLENAAELLHGANLARMRRHPRTLLAASTHDTKRSADARSRLHVLSEAADRWIEAVGRWREANRPFRTGVGRGQRPGFAAEYHFYQCALALWPEDGDWTPELVGRVEAAVLKAAREAKIETSWTDPDGAFEEALRSFVRRALSREEAASFLEDAGAFERSVRRPALWSALSRTLLQLTSPGVPDVYQGDELWNSSLVDPDNRRSVDFDLRKRLLGEVSGDFERELGKWVREPECGRAKLFALWRVLRLRAVSPRLFTEGSYAPLEVRGRHAAHLFAFLRELGDDRAVVLVPRLLFRMGAEFDKPPVGEVWGDTAVVLPARPGDPLRCRLNGSAVATAELQVREVFRVFPGGLLTNVRAD; from the coding sequence GTGAGCGAGTGGCGGGCGACCTACCGGCTCCAGCTTCGGCAAGGTCGAACCCTCGTCGAAGCCCGGGAGCTCGTCCCGTACCTGCACCGGCTCGGGATTTCCCATCTCTACCTCTCGCCGGTTTTTCGCGCCCGCCCGGGGAGTTCCCACGGTTACGACGTCACGGACCCGATGCGGATCGATCCGGAACTCGGCACGGAGGAAGATCTCCGTGCGCTCGTGACCGAACTCCGAGCTCACGGTATGGGCCTTCTTCTCGACGTCGTTCCGAACCACATGGCGGCTTGTTTCGAGAACGCCGCGTGGCGGGACGTTCTCGCCTACGGCCCGAGGTCCCGCTTCGCTTCGTGGTTCGACGTGGACTGGACGCGGCACGGCGGGAAAATCTGGCTTCCGATTCTGGGGGACCCCCTCCCGGAGGTTCTCCGTCGGGGCGAGATCGATCTCGTCTGGCACGACGGACAGGTCGCCTTCCGGTATTTCGACCATCGGCTGCCCTTGCGGCCGGACACGGAAGCTCGGGTGTTGGCGGGCGTGTTCCTGCAGGAGAGGGACCTTCCGCTCGTGCCGCTTTTCCGCCGGCTCTCGCTCCTGGGTTCGCTCCGGGGAGAGCAACGGGTGTCCGAGGCGGACGCGAGCGAGCTCGAGAAAGTACGGCTCGCTACCGAGGAACGACTGGGCGCCGGGGGGCGCGTACTCGTGCAACGTGTGCTCGAGGGGTGGCAGGGGGAACGCCTCCGTGAGATTCTCCGCCGGCAACACTACCGGCTCGGGTTCTGGCGAAAGAAGGCGCGGGCGCTCAACTACAGGCGCTTTTTCGACATCGACGGCCTCGTGGCGTTACGGCAGGAGGACGAAACGGTGTTCCGGGGCACCCACGCCCGGATTCTCGAGTGGGCCGAGCAAGGACTCCTCGACGGTCTCCGGATCGACCACGTGGACGGCCTCCTCGAGCCCGAGGCGTATCTTCGGCGGCTCGGCACTCGGGTGGCGATCTTCGTCGAGAAGATCCTGGCGCCCGGAGAGGAGCTTCCCGAAAGCTGGCGCGTGGAGGGGACGACCGGCTACGAATTCCTCGGTCGGGCGGACGCCCTTTTCGTGGACCCCGAGGGGTACCGGAAGATCGAGGCCTGGTACCGCTCGCAACTCGACTCCCGGCGTTGGCCGCGGGACTTCGAAACCGCCGCCCTCGGGGCGAAAAGGGAGATGCTCCGGGGCCCGCTGGCTTGCGACGTCGACCGCGTGGTCCGTTCGTTCCTCCGCTCCTTCGAGCTACCTCGAAGCGAGTCGGCGGCCCTTCGTCGGGCGCTCGTCGAGTTCGTGGCCCAGCTTCCGGTCTACCGGACTTACGTGAGCTCGCCTCGCGCGGAGGATCGACGCTACGTCGACCATGCGCTCTCGCGCTCGCGGGCCCTCGGGATCCACCACGGAACCCTCGAAGAGGCCTGGCAGCTCGGTTTCGCACGGGCCTTACGACCCGCCCGGCTTTCCGCTCTGGGCCGGATCGAACAGCTTTCGGGGCCTGCCGCCGCCAAGGGAATCGAGGACACGGCCTTCTACCGTTACGCGCCTCTCCTGTCCACGGTCGAAGTCGGCGCGATCCCGGGCTTCGGTCTCGAGAACGCGGCGGAGCTGCTCCACGGCGCGAACCTGGCCCGGATGCGCCGTCACCCGCGGACGCTCCTCGCCGCGAGCACCCACGACACGAAGAGGAGCGCCGATGCCCGCTCGCGGCTGCACGTCCTTTCCGAAGCGGCGGACCGCTGGATCGAAGCCGTGGGGAGGTGGCGCGAGGCGAACCGTCCCTTCCGAACCGGAGTCGGCCGCGGGCAACGGCCCGGCTTCGCCGCGGAGTACCATTTCTACCAGTGTGCTCTCGCGCTCTGGCCCGAGGACGGGGACTGGACCCCGGAGCTCGTGGGCAGGGTCGAGGCGGCCGTACTCAAGGCGGCACGCGAAGCGAAGATCGAAACCAGTTGGACGGACCCCGACGGTGCCTTCGAGGAGGCTCTCCGAAGCTTCGTGCGCCGCGCGCTCTCCCGGGAAGAGGCGGCGAGCTTTCTCGAGGACGCCGGCGCCTTCGAGCGTAGCGTTCGGCGGCCCGCGCTCTGGAGCGCTCTCTCGCGGACGCTCCTGCAGCTCACCTCACCCGGCGTGCCCGACGTGTACCAGGGCGACGAGCTCTGGAACAGCTCCTTGGTCGACCCCGACAATCGACGGTCCGTGGATTTCGACCTGCGAAAGCGCCTTCTCGGCGAGGTGAGCGGCGATTTCGAACGGGAGCTGGGGAAGTGGGTGCGCGAGCCGGAGTGCGGCAGGGCGAAGCTTTTCGCGCTCTGGCGCGTGTTGCGCCTCCGGGCAGTCTCGCCCCGTCTCTTCACGGAAGGTTCTTACGCCCCCCTCGAGGTCCGCGGAAGGCACGCGGCGCATCTTTTCGCCTTCCTCCGGGAGCTCGGCGACGATCGGGCCGTGGTGCTGGTACCGAGACTGCTCTTCCGGATGGGCGCCGAGTTCGACAAGCCTCCCGTCGGGGAGGTGTGGGGGGATACGGCGGTCGTGCTGCCGGCCCGCCCCGGGGATCCTCTGCGCTGTCGGCTGAACGGCTCCGCGGTCGCCACGGCGGAGCTGCAGGTGCGGGAGGTTTTCCGGGTTTTTCCGGGAGGACTTCTCACGAACGTCCGGGCCGACTGA
- the glgB gene encoding 1,4-alpha-glucan branching enzyme GlgB, whose protein sequence is MRHDGIRAKPAPPVDPADLDRLVRGEHTQPHAILGAHPARVGGEHGVVIRAFHPDALGAEVLPADGGVVELFARGGGLFSAFLPGLRLPLRYRLRFRFADGATWERGDPYRFLPTVGELDLYLFNEGTHRRLWNVLGARELEVDGERGVAFAVWAPNARRVSVVGEFCGWDGRLFPMRSLGSSGVFELFVPDVQPGALYKYEILTREGALRIKTDPFARAMERPPGTASRVVRPGTYRWRDEAWIEERRRKCPEREPMLVYEMHLGSWRRGADGRYLTYRELASLVPSYVRELGFTHVELLPVMEHPFDGSWGYQVTGYYAPTARFGTPDDFRYFVDECHSAGVGVILDWVPAHFPKDDFALRRFDGTALYEHEDPRRGEHPDWGTLIFNYGRKEVRNFLLANALYWLDEFHVDGLRVDAVASMLYLDYSRREGEWLPNRYGGRENLDAVDFLRDVNETVRLEYPGCFTVAEESTAWPAVTGRVSEGGLGFTFKWNMGWMHDTLAYFSQDPLFRRYHHDRITFAMLYEYSERFVNPLSHDEVVHGKRSLLEKMPGDLWQKFANLRLLLSYQYTRPGKVLLFMGTELAPHSEWNHERELDWTLAEDERRKGLRTFLAELGSLYRSRPCFWRSDPDPSGFSWIDCSDRENSVVSYLRRDGEDFVVVVLNFTPVPREDYRIGVPKAGGYVRLFSSDDRRYGGSEFETLARVEAEAAPFHGQPHSVRLRLPPLGALVLAPEG, encoded by the coding sequence ATGAGGCACGACGGCATTCGGGCGAAACCCGCGCCACCGGTGGATCCCGCCGACCTGGACCGTCTGGTCCGTGGAGAACACACGCAGCCTCACGCGATCCTGGGCGCTCACCCGGCCCGGGTGGGAGGCGAGCACGGGGTGGTGATCCGCGCGTTCCATCCGGACGCGCTCGGGGCGGAAGTGCTCCCGGCGGACGGTGGCGTCGTGGAACTCTTTGCGCGGGGGGGAGGCCTGTTTTCCGCGTTCCTGCCCGGCCTGCGCCTGCCGCTCCGTTACCGTCTGCGCTTTCGCTTCGCCGACGGAGCCACGTGGGAGCGGGGCGACCCCTACCGCTTCCTTCCCACGGTGGGCGAGCTCGACCTGTATCTTTTCAACGAGGGGACGCACCGCAGGCTCTGGAACGTTCTCGGTGCTCGCGAGCTCGAAGTCGACGGGGAGCGGGGGGTCGCTTTCGCGGTGTGGGCGCCGAACGCGCGGCGGGTGAGTGTCGTGGGGGAGTTCTGCGGGTGGGACGGCAGGCTTTTTCCGATGAGGAGTCTCGGGAGCTCGGGCGTCTTCGAGCTTTTCGTTCCGGACGTCCAGCCGGGTGCCCTCTACAAGTACGAGATCCTCACCCGGGAGGGAGCCTTGAGGATCAAGACGGATCCCTTCGCCCGTGCGATGGAGCGGCCCCCGGGCACCGCCTCGCGTGTCGTCCGACCGGGGACGTATCGGTGGAGGGACGAGGCGTGGATCGAGGAGCGGCGCCGAAAGTGCCCGGAGCGGGAACCGATGCTCGTGTACGAAATGCACCTGGGATCCTGGAGGCGTGGCGCGGACGGTCGCTACCTGACGTACAGGGAGCTCGCTTCCCTCGTGCCCTCCTACGTCCGCGAGCTGGGCTTCACCCACGTGGAACTCCTGCCGGTCATGGAGCATCCTTTCGACGGCTCCTGGGGCTACCAGGTGACGGGCTACTACGCCCCCACGGCCCGCTTCGGAACGCCGGACGACTTTCGCTACTTCGTCGACGAATGCCACAGCGCGGGCGTGGGTGTGATCCTCGACTGGGTTCCCGCCCATTTTCCCAAGGACGATTTCGCCCTCCGTCGCTTCGACGGCACGGCGCTCTACGAGCACGAGGACCCTCGGAGGGGGGAGCATCCCGACTGGGGAACGCTGATCTTCAACTACGGGCGCAAGGAAGTGCGGAACTTCCTCCTCGCCAACGCCCTCTACTGGCTCGACGAGTTCCACGTGGACGGGCTCCGTGTGGACGCCGTGGCCTCGATGCTCTACCTCGACTACAGTCGGAGAGAAGGAGAGTGGCTGCCGAACCGGTACGGCGGACGCGAAAACCTCGATGCGGTCGACTTTCTCCGCGACGTGAACGAGACCGTGCGCCTGGAGTATCCGGGTTGCTTCACGGTGGCCGAGGAATCCACGGCCTGGCCCGCGGTCACGGGCAGAGTGTCGGAAGGGGGGCTCGGTTTCACGTTCAAGTGGAACATGGGGTGGATGCACGACACCCTGGCCTACTTTTCCCAGGATCCCCTTTTCCGGCGCTACCACCACGACCGCATCACGTTCGCGATGCTCTACGAGTACTCCGAGCGATTCGTGAATCCCCTCTCGCACGACGAGGTCGTCCACGGAAAGCGCTCGCTCCTCGAGAAAATGCCCGGCGACCTCTGGCAGAAGTTCGCGAACCTCCGGCTCCTCCTCTCCTACCAGTACACGCGCCCCGGCAAGGTCCTCCTTTTCATGGGAACCGAGCTGGCCCCGCACTCCGAGTGGAACCACGAGCGGGAACTCGACTGGACGCTGGCCGAGGACGAGAGGCGCAAGGGGCTCCGGACGTTCCTGGCCGAGCTCGGGAGCCTCTACCGCTCGAGGCCTTGTTTCTGGCGCAGCGACCCCGACCCTTCGGGCTTTTCCTGGATCGACTGCTCCGACCGCGAGAACTCCGTCGTCTCGTACCTGCGAAGGGACGGCGAGGACTTCGTCGTCGTCGTTCTCAACTTCACGCCGGTACCGAGGGAGGACTACCGGATCGGGGTACCGAAAGCCGGGGGCTACGTGCGCCTTTTCTCGAGCGACGACCGCCGGTACGGGGGGAGCGAGTTCGAAACGCTCGCACGAGTGGAAGCCGAAGCGGCTCCGTTCCACGGCCAACCGCACTCCGTGCGGCTCCGGCTCCCGCCACTCGGGGCTCTCGTTCTCGCCCCGGAGGGCTGA
- the acsA gene encoding acetyl-coenzyme A synthetase, whose translation MAEADIESVLRETRIFPPPPEFSARARIRSLEEYRALYRRAEEDPEAFWSEMAEILDWETRWTKVLEWEPPFARWFVGGRLNASSNCVDRHLAEKGEKIAILWEGEPGDVRTLTFRELHREVCRFANALESLGVRAGDRVAIYLPMVPEAAIAMLACARIGATHSVVFGGFSSEALRDRVNDARASVVVTADGGWRRGQAVPLKRNVDAAVEQTPSVRSVVVLRRTGERVEMRPGRDHWWHDLVEGASEKHDPVPVDSEHPLFILYTSGTTGKPKGVVHSTGGYLVQTALTSRWVFDLRDDDVFWCTADVGWVTGHSYVVYGILANGCTTVLYEGAPNHPEPDRFWRIVDRHRVTILYTAPTAIRSFMKWGREWPRKHSLASLRLLGTVGEPINPEAWVWYYTEIGRKRCPIVDTWWQTETGAILISPLPGATPTKPGSATLPLPGVEADVVTRDGRSVPPNQGGFLVLRRPWPSMLRTIYGDPERYREQYWSQVPGCYFTGDGARRDEDGYFWIMGRVDDVVNVSGHRLGTMEVESALVSHPAVAEAAVVGRPDPVKGQALAAFVTLKAGHRKSPELARELREHVAREIGAFAKPDDIRFTEALPKTRSGKIMRRLLREVARGSEELGDTTTLEDLSVLAALREEEE comes from the coding sequence ATGGCAGAGGCCGATATCGAGTCGGTCCTCAGGGAAACGAGGATTTTCCCTCCGCCGCCCGAATTTTCGGCGAGGGCACGGATCCGGAGTCTCGAGGAGTACCGCGCTCTCTACCGGCGGGCCGAAGAGGACCCCGAGGCCTTCTGGTCGGAGATGGCCGAAATCCTCGACTGGGAAACTCGCTGGACGAAAGTGCTCGAATGGGAACCCCCGTTCGCCCGCTGGTTCGTCGGAGGACGCCTGAACGCGAGTTCCAACTGCGTCGACCGACATCTCGCGGAGAAGGGCGAGAAGATCGCCATCCTCTGGGAAGGGGAGCCGGGGGACGTCCGGACGCTCACCTTCCGGGAACTCCACCGGGAGGTCTGTCGCTTCGCCAACGCTCTCGAGAGTCTCGGCGTGCGTGCGGGGGACCGGGTGGCCATCTACCTCCCCATGGTCCCCGAGGCGGCGATCGCCATGCTCGCCTGCGCTCGGATCGGCGCCACCCACAGCGTCGTCTTCGGCGGCTTTTCCTCCGAGGCACTCAGGGACCGCGTGAACGACGCCCGTGCCAGCGTCGTCGTCACGGCCGACGGCGGTTGGCGCCGCGGGCAGGCGGTCCCCCTCAAAAGGAACGTCGACGCCGCCGTGGAACAAACGCCCTCGGTCCGCTCCGTCGTCGTACTCCGGCGCACCGGCGAGCGCGTCGAGATGCGGCCGGGACGGGACCACTGGTGGCACGACCTCGTCGAGGGGGCGTCGGAAAAGCACGATCCGGTCCCGGTCGACTCCGAACACCCGCTTTTCATCCTCTACACGAGCGGCACGACCGGAAAACCGAAAGGGGTCGTCCACTCCACGGGCGGATATCTCGTGCAGACGGCGCTCACGAGCCGGTGGGTGTTCGACCTCCGCGACGACGACGTCTTCTGGTGCACGGCCGACGTGGGCTGGGTGACGGGGCACAGTTACGTCGTCTACGGCATCCTGGCCAACGGGTGTACCACCGTGCTCTACGAGGGGGCGCCGAACCATCCCGAGCCGGACCGCTTCTGGCGCATCGTCGATCGGCACCGGGTCACGATTCTCTACACCGCGCCCACGGCCATCCGGAGTTTCATGAAATGGGGCCGGGAATGGCCGCGCAAACACTCTCTGGCTTCGCTCAGGCTCCTCGGGACCGTGGGCGAACCCATCAACCCCGAAGCCTGGGTCTGGTACTACACGGAAATCGGTCGTAAGCGCTGCCCGATCGTGGACACCTGGTGGCAGACCGAAACCGGGGCCATCCTGATCAGTCCGCTTCCCGGCGCGACTCCGACGAAGCCCGGGTCCGCGACCCTTCCGCTCCCCGGCGTGGAGGCGGACGTCGTCACGCGGGACGGACGGTCGGTGCCTCCGAACCAGGGTGGTTTTCTCGTCCTCCGGCGTCCCTGGCCCTCGATGCTCCGGACGATCTACGGGGACCCCGAACGTTACCGGGAGCAGTACTGGAGTCAGGTGCCGGGCTGCTACTTCACGGGAGACGGGGCTCGCCGGGACGAGGACGGCTACTTCTGGATCATGGGCCGCGTGGACGACGTGGTGAACGTTTCGGGGCATCGCCTCGGGACGATGGAAGTCGAGAGTGCGCTCGTGAGCCATCCGGCGGTGGCGGAAGCCGCGGTGGTGGGAAGACCGGACCCGGTGAAGGGGCAGGCCCTCGCGGCGTTCGTCACGCTGAAGGCGGGCCACCGAAAGAGCCCCGAGCTCGCCCGAGAACTCCGGGAGCACGTCGCCAGGGAAATCGGGGCCTTCGCGAAGCCCGACGACATCCGCTTCACGGAAGCTCTGCCGAAAACGCGTTCGGGCAAGATCATGCGGCGGCTCCTGCGCGAGGTCGCCCGCGGGTCCGAGGAGCTCGGCGACACGACCACGCTCGAGGATCTGAGCGTCCTCGCCGCGTTGCGCGAAGAAGAAGAGTAG